One region of Nothobranchius furzeri strain GRZ-AD chromosome 16, NfurGRZ-RIMD1, whole genome shotgun sequence genomic DNA includes:
- the LOC129166505 gene encoding E3 SUMO-protein ligase ZBED1-like, translating into MESAENTAGDKPGGSLQQTSRNVSVVWKYFTKDESSNSVTCKICKSVLKYNKNTSAMHMHLKRNPLMLAEEGQPKSHVQQSISAFTKRPAVTERRRQQITNLLVNFTVKDIRPLAAVHGDGFRDLLNFFERGYNVPSYNTLWNAIAHQYDNLRENIGEEMKGQSVSLTTDLWTSSTMEPYITVTAHYVTDSWQLKARVLCIAMMPERHTAVNIADRLSKIISEWGIQVFCTVHDNASNMNLAMELCEMFPHDLGCTGHTLQLAIKAGLVLPEVVKAVDAARRVVSHFRHSSLASCALKQRQEQLGVKSNKLQTDCPVRWNSTFVMLQRLFEQRIAVQSVLADEAVTKSSVQKSLAMRASQWELVEQLIPVLQPLAKATEIMCGELHVGLSFIYPVIFNMISSTLCVEESDLAAVRTFKNTVRQQLETRFKLRSEDLTESIPIVACMLDPRFKHLQFIPQNKREEAQRHLDVLLQNGEPPAATGEAQAEDTTDVQIEPMTGKKARLKEDFVQLFGPHYQSDRRSIHCSTAAEEIRDYFSTPHIPTMDNPLQWWSRNQARFPRLAKLSKSYLAVPATSTPSEKIFSLAGNTITRQRASLHPDHVDALIFFHANQVQKQMTKQTVGSE; encoded by the exons ATGGAGTCTGCGGAAaacacagcaggtgacaagccggGTGGGTCATTGCAGCAAACTAGCAGAAATGTTTCAGTTGTGTGGAAATACTTCACTAAAGATGAATCTTCTAATTCTGTAACATGTAAAATCTGCAAGTCCGTTCTAAAATATAACAAAAATACAAGTGCTATGCACATGCATTTGAAAAGGAATCCGCTAATGCTAGCTGAGGAGGGACAACCCAAGTCGCATGTTCAGCAGTCAATCAGCGCTTTCACCAAACGTCCAGCTGTAACAGAAAGACGACGGCAGCAAATCACCAATTTGTTGGTGAATTTTACCGTCAAAGACATCAGACCATTAGCTGCAGTCCATGGAGACGGCTTCAGAGACCTACTGAATTTTTTCGAACGAGGTTACAACGTCCCATCCTACAACACACTGTGGAACGCCATTGCACACCAGTATGATAACCTGCGTGAAAATATTGGTGAAGAAATGAAAGGCCAGAGTGTTTCGCTAACAACTGATCTGTGGACATCTTCCACCATGGAGCCGTATATTACGGTAACTGCTCACTACGTTACCGATTCATGGCAGCTGAAGGCCCGGGTGCTCTGTATCGCCATGATGCCAGAGAGGCACACGGCTGTAAACATTGCTGATCGGCTGTCTAAAATAATCAGTGAATGGGGAATACAGGTGTTTTGCACAGTCCACGATAATGCCAGTAACATGAATCTAGCCATGGAGCTATGCGAGATGTTTCCACATGATCTGGGCTGCACCGGACACACACTGCAGCTGGCAATTAAAGCTGGATTAGTTTTACCTGAGGTGGTGAAAGCTGTCGACGCAGCAAGAAGAGTTGTCAGCCACTTTCGCCACTCTTCACTTGCATCTTGCGCTCTGAAACAGCGTCAGGAACAGCTTGGCGTAAAATCCAACAAACTCCAGACTGACTGTCCTGTTCGGTGGAATTCTACTTTTGTCATGCTCCAGCGGCTGTTCGAGCAGAGGATCGCGGTCCAGTCCGTACTTGCAGATGAAGCGGTCACAAAGTCAAGCGTCCAGAAGTCACTTGCCATGAGAGCCTCCCAGTGGGAGCTTGTGGAACAGCTGATTCCTGTGCTGCAACCTCTGGCAAAGGCTACTGAAATAATGTGTGGCGAGTTACACGTTGGGCTCTCTTTCATTTATCCTGTGATTTTCAACATGATCAGCAGCACTCTGTGTGTTGAAGAGTCTGACCTGGCAGCTGTACGCACTTTCAAAAACACGGTCCGACAACAGCTGGAAACGCGCTTCAAACTGAGGTCTGAGGATCTGACCGAATCTATCCCGATAGTTGCCTGCATGTTAGACCCTCGCTTCAAACATCTTCAGTTCATCCCGCAGAATAAAAGAGAGGAAGCCCAGAGACACCTGGACGTCCTGCTACAAAACGGAGAGCCGCCTGCAGCAACAG GTGAAGCTCAAGCCGAGGACACAACTGATGTCCAAATTGAGCCGATGACTGGGAAAAAAGCCAGACTCAAGGAAGACTTTGTGCAACTTTTTGGACCGCATTATCAAAGTGACAGGAGATCAATTCACTGCTCCACTGCAGCTGAAGAAATCCGGGATTATTTTTCAACACCACACATTCCCACCATGGACAATCCGCTCCAGTGGTGGTCCCGCAACCAGGCTAGATTTCCCCGTTTGGCAAAGCTAAGCAAAAGCTATTtggctgttccagctaccagtacCCCGAGCGAGAAGATTTTTTCACTTGCCGGGAATACGATCACCCGACAGCGGGCGAGCCTTCATCCTGATCATGTGGATGCACTAATTTTCTTTCACGCAAACCAGGTTCAAAAACAAATGACCAAGCAGACTGTCGGCAGCGAGTAA